Proteins from a genomic interval of Medicago truncatula cultivar Jemalong A17 chromosome 3, MtrunA17r5.0-ANR, whole genome shotgun sequence:
- the LOC112420118 gene encoding uncharacterized protein: MCIEEIINNDHLRKPGYWSGIWRLKVPPKVKNLVWRICRDCFPTRVKLRRRGVNCPSNCVMCEDPHEDSYHILFHCKAVVDVWNAANVWHLISPSLDLFDNASDIIFHLLKILSTTQIENIVTTIWSIWKARNLKLWQQVTDSPTTILVRATHLLEGWRSANRKQNPPNQSHIDTTLPRNHNIQVVDGVSNIRWRKPRSGRLKCNVDASFSEVNNKIGLGMCIRDSTGSHVRFKIMFFSPLCSVDVGEALGLYHAIRWIHELQLENVDFEVDSKRVADYFNKGRGDVTEFGSIMDSSIHFCRSLLTNSHVEFTRRQANEVAHNLAKAATSSSSFRIFDEIPTCITELIFNEMI, encoded by the coding sequence ATGTGCAttgaagaaataattaataatgatcATTTGCGAAAGCCTGGTTATTGGAGTGGCATCTGGAGACTGAAAGTTCCACCTAAAGTTAAGAATTTGGTGTGGAGAATTTGTAGAGATTGTTTCCCAACAAGGGTAAAGTTACGAAGAAGAGGTGTTAATTGCCCTTCAAATTGTGTTATGTGTGAAGATCCCCATGAAGACAGTTATCATATCTTGTTTCACTGTAAGGCGGTTGTCGATGTTTGGAATGCGGCTAATGTTTGGCATCTGATCTCTCCATCTTTGGACCTGTTTGATAATGCATCAGATATTATATtccatttgttgaaaatattgTCTACAACCCAGATAGAGAATATTGTCACTACTATATGGAGTATCTGGAAAGCTAGGAACCTTAAGTTGTGGCAACAAGTGACAGATTCACCCACAACAATCTTGGTAAGAGCTACCCATCTTTTAGAAGGTTGGAGAAGTGCTAATCGTAAACAAAATCCGCCTAATCAAAGTCACATTGATACCACCCTTCCTCGTAACCACAATATCCAGGTAGTAGATGGAGTTTCTAACATCAGATGGAGGAAACCTAGAAGTGGTAGACTCAAGTGTAATGTTGATGCATCATTTTCAGAAGTCAACAACAAGATTGGTTTGGGCATGTGTATTAGAGATTCAACAGGATCCCATGTCCGattcaaaatcatgtttttctctCCGTTGTGCTCTGTGGATGTTGGAGAGGCGCTGGGGCTGTATCATGCAATTCGGTGGATCCATGAACTTCAACTcgaaaatgttgattttgaagttgaCTCGAAACGAGTAGCAGATTATTTCAACAAAGGTCGTGGAGATGTCACCGAATTTGGTTCTATAATGGACAGTAGCATTCATTTCTGTCGATCACTTTTAAcaaactctcatgtcgagtttaCTAGGAGGCAAGCGAATGAGGTTGCACATAATCTAGCTAAGGCAGCCACATCTAGTTCTAGCTTCCGTATCTTTGATGAAATCCCAACATGTATTACTGAATTAATCTTTAATGAAATGATTTAA